In a genomic window of Branchiostoma lanceolatum isolate klBraLanc5 chromosome 12, klBraLanc5.hap2, whole genome shotgun sequence:
- the LOC136446417 gene encoding uncharacterized protein: MEEMLQQVGKDANADKNKDSVNSASKGKDSANSASKGKDSANSASKGSAKSASKGKDSANSASKGKDSANSASKGKDSAKSASKGSAKSASKGKDSANSASKGKDSTNSASKDSVHSTSKDSVHSTSKDSVNSTSKDRSGVHIC; the protein is encoded by the exons ATGGAAGAGATGTTGCAACAGGTTG GCAAGGACGCGAATGCGGACAAGAACAAGGACAGCGTCAACTCCGCCAGCAAGGGCAAGGACAGCGCAAACTCCGCTAGCAAGGGCAAGGACAGCGCAAACTCCGCCAGCAAGGGCAGCGCAAAGTCCGCCAGCAAGGGCAAGGACAGCGCAAACTCCGCTAGCAAGGGCAAGGACAGCGCAAACTCCGCTAGCAAGGGCAAGGACAGCGCAAAGTCCGCCAGCAAGGGCAGCGCAAAGTCCGCCAGCAAGGGCAAGGACAGCGCAAACTCCGCTAGCAAGGGCAAGGACAGCACAAACTCCGCCAGCAAGGACAGCGTCCACTCCACCAGCAAGGACAGCGTCCACTCCACCAGCAAGGACAGCGTCAACTCCACCAGCAAGGACAGATCAGGAGTCCATATCTGCTGA